The genomic segment CGTGGACCTCCTGCAGAGGGTCGTCGGGGTCGTCGGGCTGCTCTCTGGGGGCGACGTAGCTGAACCGCCCGCAGTGGGTGAAGCCTGCGGGGGCGGCGGCAAGCTCCCAGAAGGTGCCGGGGGGCCGGCTCCCCTCGGCCATGCGCAGCAGCGAGCCACCGCCGCTGTTCACGTCGATGGTGGGCGCGGTGATCTCGAAGTCGTCGTCGGTGAGGTGCGGGTCGACCTCGACCTCGGTGGCCAGGCGGCGCACGAGCACGTCGCCCCCGGCGACCACCACGTCCTCGAGCACCAGTCCGGCGCCGTCGAGGCAGGTGTCGGTGTAGCGCTGGTCGGAGGTCGCCGGGGTGATTGATCCCGAGCCGAGGGGGTCGAGCGAGCGGTACACCTGGCACGGACGGCCGGCGACCTGGCGCTGCTCGCGTGCTTCGAGCTGCTGGCCGACCAGGGCCTGGCGCAGCACCGGATCGAGGCGGACGTCGGACGGGCTCACCCCCGGGCGGGAGGCGAGCACCAGCTCTTGCGTGCCGCTGATGATGGCGAAGCGGCCGAAGGACGCGATCCGCCCGCTCGTCGCGACACCCTCGGCGCGCTCCCCGCGGTAGGAGCGGACCACGGTGTCGAAGGGGCGCCGGACCGCAAGCTCCTCGGTGGAGACGTCGATCTCGCCCTCGATCGGTGCCTCCACGCGGTAGGTGATCCGGTAGGCCACGGGTACGTCCCCGATCGGGAGGGGTGACGAGGGGTCGCGGTCGACCAGCTCGCTCCCCGCCCGGCCGATGGTGGCCAGCCCGCCTCCGTCGCGGCGCGCCCGGTCACCGGGGACCATGACCACCACGACCACCGCCACGGCCAGCGCGGAGGCTGCCGCTGCCAGCACCACCGGCCGTCGGCGCCGTCGTGCCCGGTCTCGTCCTTGTCGCACCATGGCGTCCGACGGTACAACCGGTTGGGGAGGCCCACCGGGCCACCGGTAACCTCGCCGACCGTGCCCCCTGCCCGCTTCAAGGCCCCGACGGGGACCCACGATGTCCTCCCCCCGGAGTCCGACCGGTGGCAGGCCCTCGTGGCCCGCTTCGCCGCCGCCGCCGGCACCGCCGGCTACGGCCTCATCCAGTCGCCGATGTTCGAGGAGCTCGGCGTGTTCCAGCGGGTGGGCGAGGCGACCGACGTGGTGCGCAAGGAGATGTACGACTTCGAGGACAAGGGTGGCCGCCACCTGGCGCTGCGCCCGGAGGGCACGGCATCGGTGGTGCGGGCCTACGTGCAGCACCGGCCCACCACCCCCTGGAAGGTCTGGTACGCCGCGCCCAGCTTCCGCTACGAGCGACCCCAGGCCGGTCGCTACCGCCAGCACCACCAGCTCGGGGTCGAGGCGGTCGGCTCCGACGACCCCGACCTCGACGTCGAGGTCATCACCATGGCGTGGGACCTGTTCGCGTCGCTCGGCCTCCGCCGCGTCGTCCTCCTGCTCAACTCGCTCGGCGACCGGGCCTGCCGGCCGGCGTACCTCGACGGGCTGTCGGTCTACCTCCGCGAGCGTGCCGACAAGCTCTGTGACGAGCACCGTGCTCGGCACACGGAGAACCCGCTGCGGGTTCTCGACTGCAAGCGTCAGACCTGCAGGGATGCCACCCGCAACGCCCCCCGCCTGATCGACAAGCTCTGCGGGCCGTGCCACGCCGCCTTCGAGCGCGTGCAGCAGGGCTTGGCGGCCACCGGCATCCCCTTCGCCATCGAGAGCCGGCTGGTACGCGGGCTCGACTACTACACGCGCACCACCTTCGAGCTCCAGGCCTCGGCGTTGGAGTCGGCCCAGAACGCCATCGGCGGCGGTGGCCGCTACGACCGGCTCGTCGAGGTGATGGGCGGGGATCCCACCCCGGGCATCGGCTTCGGCCTGGGGATCGAGCGCATGCTCCTGGCGTGCGACGCCGAGGGCGTCTTCCCTGGCCCGGCCACGACGCTCGACGTGTTCGTCGTCGACCTCACCGGCGGCGACGCTGCCCGCGACCTGACCGCCGGCCTCCGGCGCGCCGGTGTCGCGGCCGACCGGGCCTTCGACGGCCGGTCGATGAGGGCCCAGATGAAGCTGGCCGACCGGTCCGGTGCACCGCTCGCGCTCATCGTGGGCGAGGACGAGGCGGCTCAGGCCACGGTGACGGTCCGTCGGATGGAGGAGGGGGGCGGCCAGGAGACCGTCGCCCGCGACCAGGTGATCGACCACGTGAAGGGACTGCTGTGACGTCGAGAGAGGGCCCGGCCGCCGCGCCGGCCACGAGCATGCGCACCCACGGCTGCGGTGAGCTGACCGCAGCCGACGTCGGGGCCGAGGTCTCGGTCTGCGGCTGGGTGGCCAGCCGCCGCGAGCACGGTGAGCACCTCGCCTTCGTCGACCTCCGCGACCGCTCCGGGGTGGTGCAGTGCGTGGTCGACGGCGGCCACGAGCTCCGCTCCGAGTACGTGGTGCGCGTCACCGGCACCGTGCGAGCCCGGCCCGAGGGCACCGTCAACCCCGACCTGGCCACGGGCGAGGTCGAGGTGGGCGACTGCAGCATCGAGGTCCTCAACACCGCCGAGCCGCCGCCGTTCCCCGTCACCGACCGGGTCGACGCCGACGAGTCCATCCGCCTCCGTCACCGCTACGTCGACCTGCGTCGCGACCGCATGCAGCGCAACCTCCGCGTCCGCTCCGAGGTCAACCGCGCCCTCCGCCAGGCCATGGACCGCCAGGGCTTCACCGAGGTCGAGACGCCCATGCTGTGGACGCCCACCCCCGAGGGCGCCCGCGAGTTCGTCATCCCGTCGCGCCTCCAGCCCGGCAGCTTCTACGTCCTGCCCCAGAGCCCCCAGATCGCCAAGCAGCTGCTCATGGTCGGGGGCCTCGATCGCTACTACCAGCTCGCCCGCTGCCTTCGCGACGAAGACCTGCGGGCCGACCGGCAGTTCGAGTTCATGCAGCTCGACGTCGAGGCCAGCTTCGTGGACCAGGACGACGTGCTGGGGTTCATCAGCGAGGCGGTGCTCGATGCCGCCGAAGTGGTGACGGGGGAGCGGCCGCCCGAGATCCCTCGCCTCACGTGGGCCGAGGTCATGGAGCGCTTCGGCTCCGACAAGCCCGACCTTCGCTTCGGGATGGAGCTGGTGGAGCTCACCGAGGTCTTCGCCTCCACCGGCTTCAAGGCGTTCGCGTCGGCCGCGTGCATCAAGGGCATCCGGGTGCCGTCGGCGGCGGCCGAGCACGGGCGCGGCCGCCTCGACGCGCTCACCGACCGGGCCAAGGCCCTCGGCGCCAAGGGCCTGGTGTGGCTCAAGGTCGGCGACGCCGGGGCCCTCGACTCGCCGGTGGCCAAGTTCCTCTCTGACGACGAGGCCACCGGCATCACCGCGGCCCTCGGGGCCGAGGCCGGCGACCTCCTCCTGCTGGTGGCCGACGACCGCCCCACCGTCTGGAAGGTCCTCGGCGAGCTGCGCAACGACCTCGGCCGGCCGCCGGTGAGCGAGGGGCCATACGAGTTCGTCTGGATCACCGACTTCCCGCTCTTCGAGAGCATCGACGACGCCGGCAACCCGGTGTCGGCCCACCACCCCTTCACCATGCCCCACCTCGACGACCTCGACCTGCTCGAATCTGACCCACTGCGGGTCCGCTCGCAGTCGTACGACCTGGTGCTCAACGGCTGGGAGCTCGGGTCGGGCTCGATCCGAATCCACAGCAGCGACGTCCAGGCGAAGGTGTTCGCCTCCCTCGGCATCTCCGAAGAGGAGGCGGCGGCGCGCTTCGGGTTCCTGCTCGGGGCGTTCCGCTACGGCGCCCCGCCCCACGGCGGCTTCGCCGTCGGCCTCGACCGCCTCGTCGCCATCCTCGCCGGTGAGGACAACATCCGCGAGGTCATCGCCTTCCCGAAGACCCAGTCCGGCCACGACCCGCTCACCGACGCCCCCAAGCCGGTGTCTCAGCGCGTCCTCGACGACCTCGCACTCCGCCTCCTCCCACCCAAGGCCTGAGCCGCGTTCAACCCGGAGGCGTTCTGGCACCAGAACCGCGCTGGAACCCGGCGCGGTTCTGGTGCCAGAAGCGGCGGGGGAGGTGCTGGGGGAGCCCCACCGTCGCCGAGTGTCACATGCCGCCGACAGCATGGGCCGATGGAGCTGGATGACGCACTCCGAGACCTGGCCGAGCGGCAACACGCCCTCATGGCGAGGAGCCAGGCGCGGGCGCTCGGTGCAAGCCGGGCAGACGTGCTGCGCCGCCTTCGAGGACCCGACTGGGAGTCAGCCTCCCCGAGGGTCCTCAGGCTGACCGGTGCGCCGCAGACCCAGCGGCAGGATGCCATGTGCGCGGTGCTCGACGCGGGGCCGGCCGCGGTGCTGTCGCACCGATCGGCGGCCGCGCTGTGGCGACTTCCCGGGTTCGACCTCCGTCGGCTCGAGGTGAGCCGGTTGCGGGGCCTCGACGGGCGCCAGCCGGTGGCAGCCACCATCCATCGTCCTCGTTCCCTGCCGGCCCACCACGTGACCGTGGTCGACGGGATCCCCTGCACGTCAGTGGCTCGCACGATCTTCGACCTCGCTGCCGTCGGGGTTCCGGCCGCTCGGCTCGAACGGCTGGTCGACACCGTCATCACCAGGAGCCCGGCGACCACCGCGCGACTGCACCAGCTGATGGGTGAGCTGGCTGCGCGCGGGCGACCCGGCATCGCGGTGATGCGGGCCATCCTCGACACGCGCCCCGTGGGAGCGCAGGTACCTGCCAGCGGCCTCGAGGCGCGCTTCGAGAAGCTCGTGGCCGAGGCGGGTGCCGGACCCGTGGAACGTCAGGTCGACGTCGGCGGGCACGAGTGGGTCGGTCGTGTCGACTACCTCGACCGGGAGCTCGGGATCATCTACGAGGTGGACAGCGTCTTGCACCACACGAGCGTTGTCGATGCGCGCAACGACCGGGCACGAGATGCCGCGCTGCATCGAGCGGGGTTCGCCAGCGTGGTGCGGATCTGGGAGGAGGCGATCTGGTACCGCCCGGCGGAGGTCGTCGACCGCATCCGGGCCGCCCGGCGGGAACGTCTCGCCAGCTGCCTGCCCCAGGCCTGACGCTGAGGTTCTGGCACCAGGATCGCGCTGGAAACCGGCGCGGTTCTGGTGCCAGAACGGGGTGGAGGCTCCATCGGTAGCGTTGGAGGCATGAAGCCGAGGGTGCGAGGGCGGGCAGCGGCGGTCAGCGGCCGGGCCGTGACCGCCGAAGAGGCTGCCGTGGTGTTCGCCCGAGCGGCCGAGCTCGAGGTGGGCGACGGCGTGTCCGGCGACGACGGCCACTTCGACGAGGACGCCCTGCTCGAGATCGGGGCGGGTGCCGGGCTGTCGCCGGTGGCCATTCGGCGAGCGCTGGCCGAGCTGCGGACGGGCGGCCTGGCGCCCCGCCACGACGAGGCCCCCATCACCTGGCTGGGTCCGCCGGCGGTCGAGGCCCAGCGCGTCGTCGAGGTGTCGCCGGCGAGGGCGGCCGGCGAGGCAGAGCGCTTCCTGCGCGACCAGCTCTTCGAGGTCAAGCGCCAGCAGCCTGGTCGTTCCACCTGGCGACCCTGCCGGGGCTGGGTGGCGATGGCGAGGCGCAAGGTCGACAGGCTGTGGAAGCGCCTCGACCTCGACGGCGTGGTCGACCCCGTGACCCTGTCGGTGGTCGAGGAGCCCGGAAGCGACGCCGCCCGCACGTTGGTCCGCTTCGAAGCCGACCTGGCGCCGCTCCGCACCTCCACGGCGTGGGGTGTTGGTGGCGTCGCGGCCGTCGCCGGGGTCGTGAGCGGGGGGATGCTGGGCGTCGCGATCGCCGCAGAGCTGGCGCTCGTCAGCCTGCCGGTGGCCGGTGCGGTCGCCGGTGGGGGCGTCGGCGTCGGCCGCAGGGTCTACCGCCGGCGGAGCGACGAGGTCGCTACCTGCCTCGAGGCCTTCCTCGACCGCCTGGAGATGTCCGCCCGCTGACCCTTCCCGGCCACCCCGGTACCCTCCGGGCCGTGCCCCCGACCGCCGACGACGACCTCTTCGCGGCGGCCGCCCAGGACCGGTTGGCCCGCTCCGCCCCGCTCGCCGCCCGGCTCCGTCCTCGCACCCTCGACGACGTGGTCGGCCAGGAGCACCTCCTCGGGCCCGACCGCCCGCTGCGGCGCCTCATCGAGTCCGATCGCCTCTCGTCGGTGATCTTCTGGGGACCGCCCGGCACCGGAAAGACCACGCTGTCGCGCCTGATCGCCGGGGCCACGAGCTCGGCGTTCGAGCAGCTCTCGGCCGTCACCGCCGGCGTGAAGGACGTGCGGGAGGTGATCGCCCTCGCCCGGCAGCGGCTCGGCGAGCAGGGCACGGGGACGATCCTCTTCCTCGACGAGGTCCACCGCTTCAACAAGGCTCAGCAGGACGCCCTGCTGCCCTCGGTCGAGGACGGCACCCTCACCCTGATCGGGGCGACCACCGAGAACCCCTACTTCGAGGTCAACGCCCCGCTGCTCAGCCGCTCCACGCTGTTCCGCCTCCACCCTCTCGAGGCCGGCCCGGTGGCGACGCTGCTCCGCCGGGGCCTCGAGGAGGAGGGGGCCACCGCCGACGACGAGGCGCTCGACCACCTCGCCGACCGAGCCGGTGGCGACGGGCGCGCTGCCCTCACCGCGCTCGAGGTGGCGGTGGCGCTCGCCATCGACCCCGCCGGGCTCACGACGACCCCCCACGTCACCCTGGCCCACGCCGAGGCGGCGCTCGACGCCCGGGCCCTGCGCTACGGCCGCGACGAGCACTACGACATCGTCTCCGCGTTCATCAAGGCCATCCGGGGCAGCGACGCCGACGCCGGCCTCTACTGGCTGGCCCGCATGCTCGAGGCCGGGGAGGACGCCCGCTTCATCGCCCGCCGCCTGGTGATCCTCGCCTCCGAGGACGTCGGGATGGCCGACCCGATGAGCCTGCTGGTGGCCGACGCCGCGGGCCGTGCGGTCGAGCTGGTGGGCCTGCCCGAGGCCCAGCTGAACCTGGCCCAGGCCGTGGTGCACCTGGCCACCGCCCCCAAGTCCAACCGGGTCACCGTGGCCATCGGCCGGGCCCGGGCCGACGTGGCCGAGCGGCCCGCCGGCGAGGTCCCGACCCACCTGCGCGACGCCCACTACCGTGGCGCGGCGGCGCTCGGGCACGGCAAGGGCTACGACTATCCTCACGACCACCCCGAGGGCTGGGTGCCGCAGGCCT from the Acidimicrobiales bacterium genome contains:
- the hisS gene encoding histidine--tRNA ligase, which gives rise to MPPARFKAPTGTHDVLPPESDRWQALVARFAAAAGTAGYGLIQSPMFEELGVFQRVGEATDVVRKEMYDFEDKGGRHLALRPEGTASVVRAYVQHRPTTPWKVWYAAPSFRYERPQAGRYRQHHQLGVEAVGSDDPDLDVEVITMAWDLFASLGLRRVVLLLNSLGDRACRPAYLDGLSVYLRERADKLCDEHRARHTENPLRVLDCKRQTCRDATRNAPRLIDKLCGPCHAAFERVQQGLAATGIPFAIESRLVRGLDYYTRTTFELQASALESAQNAIGGGGRYDRLVEVMGGDPTPGIGFGLGIERMLLACDAEGVFPGPATTLDVFVVDLTGGDAARDLTAGLRRAGVAADRAFDGRSMRAQMKLADRSGAPLALIVGEDEAAQATVTVRRMEEGGGQETVARDQVIDHVKGLL
- a CDS encoding DUF559 domain-containing protein yields the protein MELDDALRDLAERQHALMARSQARALGASRADVLRRLRGPDWESASPRVLRLTGAPQTQRQDAMCAVLDAGPAAVLSHRSAAALWRLPGFDLRRLEVSRLRGLDGRQPVAATIHRPRSLPAHHVTVVDGIPCTSVARTIFDLAAVGVPAARLERLVDTVITRSPATTARLHQLMGELAARGRPGIAVMRAILDTRPVGAQVPASGLEARFEKLVAEAGAGPVERQVDVGGHEWVGRVDYLDRELGIIYEVDSVLHHTSVVDARNDRARDAALHRAGFASVVRIWEEAIWYRPAEVVDRIRAARRERLASCLPQA
- a CDS encoding replication-associated recombination protein A, which codes for MPPTADDDLFAAAAQDRLARSAPLAARLRPRTLDDVVGQEHLLGPDRPLRRLIESDRLSSVIFWGPPGTGKTTLSRLIAGATSSAFEQLSAVTAGVKDVREVIALARQRLGEQGTGTILFLDEVHRFNKAQQDALLPSVEDGTLTLIGATTENPYFEVNAPLLSRSTLFRLHPLEAGPVATLLRRGLEEEGATADDEALDHLADRAGGDGRAALTALEVAVALAIDPAGLTTTPHVTLAHAEAALDARALRYGRDEHYDIVSAFIKAIRGSDADAGLYWLARMLEAGEDARFIARRLVILASEDVGMADPMSLLVADAAGRAVELVGLPEAQLNLAQAVVHLATAPKSNRVTVAIGRARADVAERPAGEVPTHLRDAHYRGAAALGHGKGYDYPHDHPEGWVPQAYRPPEVAGRAYYEPSSHGHEQEIGERMAAHRTEGPDTTSGEQ
- the aspS gene encoding aspartate--tRNA ligase translates to MTSREGPAAAPATSMRTHGCGELTAADVGAEVSVCGWVASRREHGEHLAFVDLRDRSGVVQCVVDGGHELRSEYVVRVTGTVRARPEGTVNPDLATGEVEVGDCSIEVLNTAEPPPFPVTDRVDADESIRLRHRYVDLRRDRMQRNLRVRSEVNRALRQAMDRQGFTEVETPMLWTPTPEGAREFVIPSRLQPGSFYVLPQSPQIAKQLLMVGGLDRYYQLARCLRDEDLRADRQFEFMQLDVEASFVDQDDVLGFISEAVLDAAEVVTGERPPEIPRLTWAEVMERFGSDKPDLRFGMELVELTEVFASTGFKAFASAACIKGIRVPSAAAEHGRGRLDALTDRAKALGAKGLVWLKVGDAGALDSPVAKFLSDDEATGITAALGAEAGDLLLLVADDRPTVWKVLGELRNDLGRPPVSEGPYEFVWITDFPLFESIDDAGNPVSAHHPFTMPHLDDLDLLESDPLRVRSQSYDLVLNGWELGSGSIRIHSSDVQAKVFASLGISEEEAAARFGFLLGAFRYGAPPHGGFAVGLDRLVAILAGEDNIREVIAFPKTQSGHDPLTDAPKPVSQRVLDDLALRLLPPKA